In a genomic window of Nothobranchius furzeri strain GRZ-AD chromosome 14, NfurGRZ-RIMD1, whole genome shotgun sequence:
- the LOC107380975 gene encoding gastrula zinc finger protein XlCGF57.1, which produces MDTDVQQMVLVKEEAPEDHSAGVDQKDPEHLLLMEEEEEMWTSLEGEQLHLKDEIDPTRFPFTAISTKSEDDEENPFSSPLRQQRQMEDGDIPTSSSANQITAETSRNPDLNHHKQTLSSTVTEVGGDDEEVDDDVNLDSGPQTGDGDNDWNESRSYESDVKIVNKSFSCPECGKEFLHKSSLQKHVEVTGHLAGRSSGCLVDKKFVKVKQHVDSCRKVQKESKSFSCDDCGKIFSHKKNLNSHMRVHTGQKTFVCELCGQKFSRKSSLDIHVRVHTGEKPFTCQFCGQRFRQKAYLNRHMRVHTGQKPFACEICGQRFSQKAHLNSHTRVHTGQKPLVCELCGKSFSHRTSLNRHIRVHTGQKPFACKLCGQRFSQKATVNSHMRVHTGQKPFACELCGQRFNVKSNLKSHMRVHTGQKPFTCQLCGQRFSQKAHLNTHMRVHTGQKPFACEHCGQKFSYKQSLNSHMRIHTG; this is translated from the exons Atggatacag atgttcaacagatggtgctggttaaagaagaagctcccgaAGACCatagtgctggtgtggaccagaaGGATCCAGAACAcctccttctaatggaggaagaggaggaaatgTGGACCAGTCTGGAAGGAGAACAGCTTCATTTGAAAGATGAGATTGATCCCACCAGGTTTCCATTCACAGCAATTTCTacgaagagtgaggatgatgaagagaacccTTTTTCCTCACCGCTTCGTCAGCAGCGGCAAATGGAAGACGGGGatattccaaccagcagctcagctaacCAGATTACAGcagaaactagcaggaacccagatctgaaccatCACAAACAGACATTAAGTTCTACAGTGACTGAAGTTGGTGGAGATGATGAAGAAGTTGATGAcgatgtgaatctagactctgggCCTCAAACTGGAGATGGAgacaatgactggaatgagagcaggtcttaTGAGTCAGATGTTAAGATTGTCAACAAATCCTTCagctgccctgagtgtggtaaaGAGTTTCTCCACAAGTCGTCTCTGCAGAAACATGTAGAAGTGACAGGTCATTTAGCAGgaaggtcttcaggctgtttaGTTGATAAGAAATTTGTTAAAGTGAAGCAACATGTGGACTCATGCCGGAAAGTTCAGAAAGAATCAAAgtcatttagttgtgatgactgtggaaaaatATTTAGTCATAAgaaaaatttaaacagtcacatgagagtccacacaggacagaaaactTTTgtctgtgaactctgtggacaaaaatttagccGTAAGTCAAGTTTAGACATTCATGTGAGAGTCCACACGGGAGAAAAACCTTTCACGTGTCAGTTCTGTGGACAACGATTTAGGCAGAAGGcatatttaaacagacacatgagagtccacacaggacagaaaccttttgcctgtgaaatatgtggacaaagatttagtcaaaaggcacatttaaacagtcacacaagagtgcacacaggacagaaacctttggtctgtgagctctgtggaaaaagctttagTCATAGGACAAGTTTAAACCGAcacattagagtccacacaggacagaaaccttttgcttgtaagctctgtggacaaagatttagccaaaaggcaacagtaaacagtcacatgagagtccacacaggacagaaaccttttgcctgtgagctctgtggacaaaggtttaaTGTCAAGTCAAATTTGaaaagtcacatgagagtccacacaggacagaaaccttttacctgtcagctctgtggacaaagatttagtcaaaaggcccatttaaacactcacatgagagtccacacaggtcaaaaaccttttgcctgtgaacactgtggacaaaaatttagcTATAAAcaaagtttaaacagtcacatgagaatccacacgggATAG